Genomic segment of Salvia hispanica cultivar TCC Black 2014 chromosome 2, UniMelb_Shisp_WGS_1.0, whole genome shotgun sequence:
CGGCAATCAAGAATCCCACCTCAAAGATTGTCTACGACGATCACAACCACGAGCGTTATCCACCAGGTGATCCCAGCAAGCGTGCATTTGCGTACTTTGTCTTGACTGGAGGCAGGTTTGTATATGCATCACTGGCTCGACTCCTTGTGCTCAAATTTGTTCTGAGCATGTCTGCTAGTAAAGATGTCCTCGCTCTCGCTTCCCTGGAGGTGGATCTGTCTAGTATTGAACCTGGGACAACTGTCACCGTGAAGTGGCGTGGGAAGCCTGTCTTCATCAGGCGCCGAACTGAAGAAGACATCAAGCTGGCAAACAGTGTTGATGTTGCCTCCCTTCGTGATCCACAAGAGGATGCTGTGAGGGTCAAGAATCCGGAATGGCTCGTGGTTATCGGGGTTTGCACCCATCTGGGGTGCATCCCCTTGCCGAATGCTGGTGATTACGGGGGCTGGTTTTGCCCATGCCACGGATCCCATTATGACATTTCTGGCCGGATTCGCAAAGGGCCTGCACCATTTAACTTGGAGGTTCCCACTTACACCTTTTTAGATGAGAACAAGCTGATGGTTGGGTGAGAGAGAAGTCGGTCTTGAAGTGAAGGATGTGGTAGGGAGAAATATTTGGTAAATCCATTATGGTGACGAATAATTTTATACTGGATTTGTATTAGTTAGTTTTGGTCTTTCAAGGATTCCTTGATTGATAGGCCTGCAGTCTGAAAGGGCATTGCTGTTTTGAATAATGCTGGCTactgatctttattttctccttcagTTAAAAGATTTTGTATTGAGATTCATATTTGTTGGGACTTTTGAGATTTCTCATTATGTTCATCTCTAGTGGTGCGTGTATACCACATCGAACAAGTTTTGTCAAGAGCATAAACAATGTAGCCCGAGACAACCAAtgtttatagtaataaatgaAAGTAGCACGAGAACGATGTTCATAAAAAGTGAGTATCATATGTTGTAAGACGTCGTTGATATTAGGCACGAGCTGATGGTTGCCTAGGAGAACGACTAGGATTGGGTGCCCTATCTTATCATAGCCTTGCAAAGTCAAGACATCGCTAGGCGCCCTTCTATAAATAACATCAAACCTTCTAAAACACCCATTTGGGACACTCTCTCCTCCACTTGAGATACTTGAGCAGCATCAACGATCCATTCTCCACATCTTGATTCCAAGCACTCAAAAATCGACCTATTGTCTCGTTGCTCACCTCCTGACCTGTCATCTCCcatttataatcaaaattattcaTGAATAAAATTACTGGCCTAATATGAGCATgtcacaattaaaataaaacaaaattatgtttGGTGACGAGAGCCCTCATTGTTC
This window contains:
- the LOC125207316 gene encoding cytochrome b-c1 complex subunit Rieske-4, mitochondrial-like isoform X1 gives rise to the protein MLRVAGRRFSSLSWRSGQAPFATRNPFVGGDSSSEKRTSSPVESISVFDQIRGFSSGSLATGQNSGLVPEVPATVAAIKNPTSKIVYDDHNHERYPPGDPSKRAFAYFVLTGGRFVYASLARLLVLKFVLSMSASKDVLALASLEVDLSSIEPGTTVTVKWRGKPVFIRRRTEEDIKLANSVDVASLRDPQEDAVRVKNPEWLVVIGVCTHLGCIPLPNAGDYGGWFCPCHGSHYDISGRIRKGPAPFNLEVPTYTFLDENKLMVG
- the LOC125207316 gene encoding cytochrome b-c1 complex subunit Rieske-4, mitochondrial-like isoform X2, which translates into the protein MLRVAGRRFSSLSWRSGQAPFATRNPFVGGDSSSEKRFSSGSLATGQNSGLVPEVPATVAAIKNPTSKIVYDDHNHERYPPGDPSKRAFAYFVLTGGRFVYASLARLLVLKFVLSMSASKDVLALASLEVDLSSIEPGTTVTVKWRGKPVFIRRRTEEDIKLANSVDVASLRDPQEDAVRVKNPEWLVVIGVCTHLGCIPLPNAGDYGGWFCPCHGSHYDISGRIRKGPAPFNLEVPTYTFLDENKLMVG